The sequence below is a genomic window from Anaerolineae bacterium.
GTGAAGCAGCGCCATGAGGCCTTTCCTAGCCTTCACTCCATCCCGACCTCTTGAGGGAAAGAGCCGACTGAGGTCACCTTTGCCTGGGACGGGTTGCGCCTGTCTTGAACACGAGCCAAGGCCCTTGATTGCCAAGCCCCAACGCACACAAGGACAACCAAATAATCTTGACGAACAGATGAAGACATGGTATAATTGTCTTAATAAGACATTATGAGATTGGTTCACACCGACGCAACGTAAGCTTACTGTTACCCGGAGGAAAGTTGAAGGGATCCAACAACGATGCCGATACGGCTCTGCGCGCCAAGAAGTTACATGAGCTTCTCGCGGAACGGTTGGAAGAGCTGATCTTGAAAGGAGTTTATCTGCCAGGGCAAAGCCTCCCTTCCGCACAGGCGCTCGCCGCGCAATACGGAGTGAGTCAAACCGTGGTGCGCGACGCCATCCGAGGCCTGGCGGCCAAAGGGTTGGTGCAGGCGCGACATGGCGTTGGCGTCTTCGTTACTGACAGCGCGCACGCTAACCTGATGGATTCCGCTCGCCTTGCCCTTTTACGGGGTAAGGTAACGCCCCGAGAGATATGGGAGGTACGCCGCATCTTCGAAGTAGAGGTCGCAGCTCTGGCTGCCGCCCGTCGGACCGAGGAAGACCTACAATACCTGCGCCAGGTGCTCGCCGATTACAAGGCCGCCGCCGGCGTGGAGCCGTGGGAAAAGACCTTCCAGTACCACCTTCGATTCCATCTGGCCTTGATCAAAGCCGTTCACAACCGCGCGCTCACTATCCTAATGGAACCAATCACCGAATTTCTCATCGTCAGCGCCCAACGAGAAGACCCCGGCGAGAGCGCAATGCGCACCTATCAGCAACATGAGCACATCTTCTCCTTTATTGAGGCCGGAGACGTAGAGGGCGCGCGCCAGGCCATGCTGGAGCATTTCGTCCATCCTTGGGCTTGGGACATCAACCCGCCGCGCGGCCGGAAAGAGGCTGCGGCGAGATCGCATGCTGAACCGGAAGAGAAGGCGTAGATCGTTGGACTTACTGCCTGCGCCTATACTCAGGCGAAGATGCTGGATTGCCTCGGGTGTTCTGAGCAAGGCATTGCCGCTTCAACACTTAACTGCACTAAGGAAGGAGGTGATAAGCAAGCAGAATCCATGTCTTCTATAGTTTAGCGGAAGCCGTCATCTTTTCCCTTTAAAACTTTGCCACGCCCAAGGAGGATAGGCGATGGACGCCCGAAAGAAAATCTCCCGTCGCGAGTTCATAAGGTTGACCGGTGTCGCCGCTGGTGCTGCGGCCCTGGCCGCCTGTGCAGTTCCTACGCCGCAGGTCGCCAAGGAGACAGCCCCTGCAGCTGTGACCCCCACGATCAAGCTCACCCATCAAGTAGACCCAGATGAGAAGGTCATTGCCGTTAATGAAGCCGCTGTCAAAGAGTATAAGGAGGTGAAGCCTTGGGTCACCATTGAGCTACAGCCTATGGGGCATCCGGATATCAATGAACTTACTGCACGGTTAGCGGCTGGAACGATGCCCGACATCTATCGTTACTCTCTAGATCGTGGTCCCAGCCTGGGCCTCAAGAACCTCTTGCACGACTTTGCCCCCTTTGCTAACGACATGAAGATCGTGGACAAGTTCGTTGAGTCCGTCTGGAAGGGATACATGTGGCGGGACGGTCAGGTATGGACCTTCCCCTCCGATGCTAACACCTTCTGTCTCTGGTGCAACCCGGTCCTCTTTGAAAGAGCTGGCGTCAAGGACCTCATGCCGCCCAAGACGTGGGACGAGATGGTGCAGGCGGCCAAAGCCATCGCCAAGCCTGACCCCGATCCCAACAAGGCCATCTGGGGCTTCGGTCGGCCGACCACCATCGCTTGGACTTCTTTTTGGCAATACTGGTGGCTATGGCGCGAGGGCGGCGATTACTACGACGGCAAAAACCTCATCTATAAAGAGGCGATGATTGAGTCCATCAAAAAGGTACAGTTCCTGGTCAATGAGAAGCTTCTCCCAGCTCTGGACAACTGGCAAGACGCCTGGTATCAGGGCCGCATGGGGATGCAGGAATACGGCCAGTGGGTGGTGCCAGCGGACGTGCCTGGGCCGTGGAACGACTACAACCCCAAGGGGAAGTGGGAGGCCGACTATCCCCGCCCGGAGTTTGTAGTCGCTCCGTTGCCTAAATTCCGTGACGACGTCCCAGGCTATTCGATCCTGGCCGGTTTCGGCTACCAGTCTCCCAAGACCAACAAGCACTTCACCGAAGCGGCTGAATTTCTCTGGTGGAAGATCAGCCATCCAAAGCACGGCCAGATGTATATCACCCCTTACAATCAGCTGCCGGCTGTCAAGAAGGAAGTGGTCACGCACCCGTGGCTAGACCACCCAGTCTTGGCCGCCTTCCAGGAGCAGTTGAAGACAACCAAACCTATGACGGTCTACCCAGAGATCTTGCAGATCATAGACGAGTGCAATCCCCCCCTGCTCATCAACGCCTTCACAGGGAAGATCACCGCAGAGCAGGCCGTGGAAGAATCCTACAAGTGCGCCGAGCCCATCATCCGAGAAGCACAAGCGAGTCGCTAGGTGGGCTTGACTCAGCAAAGGGGCCCACAGCATTTGTGGGCCCCTCGCCTCTTGTTGTGGAGGCTCAGATGTCCACCCATATAGAGCAGAGAGTAGCTCAGACTATTGTCGGCAGGGGTGCTCGAGTTTATGCTCGGCCTCGTCCCAGCCTGTGGCAACGTATCTGGAAAGAACGAAGCGCCTACCTCTTCATCCTGCCGGCCATCCTGGGCTACCTGATTTTCTGGGCCTATCCTGTGCTCTTCGCCTTCGTGGCCAGCTTCACCCGTTACGACAACTTCACCATAAGCCCGCTGCCGCATCTTCTGGACAACTATCATCGCGCCCTCGTGCGCGATCCTGTAGTCAAGCGCGCATTCTTTAACGTGTTGGAGTACACCTTGCTCACACTGGGCATCGGTCAGTCCATTGCGCTGACCCTGGCCCTGGCCTTAAACAGCCTGCGGCGCGGCGTTGGCTTCTACCGCACCCTTTATTATATTCCCATCGTCACCTCTATCGTTACCGTGGGCACCATCTTCCGTTGGCTCTTCGGCGGCGATGCGACCAGCCCAGTAAACCTTATCCTCAAGACGCTGACCGGCCTGGGGCCGGTCCGATGGCTGTGGGAGCCTCTGACGGTGATCCCTGTGATCAGCGTAGTTGCTATCTGGTTAGGGTTAGGGTTCAACACCATCATTTGGATGGCAGGTCTGAAGGCGATCCCACCGGAATACTATGAGGTTGCCACTATCGACGGCGCCTCCGGCTGGCGGCAGTTTTGGTCCATCACGTTACCGCTTCTCAAACCAGTGATCATCTTTCAGGTCGTGATGGGGGTCATCGGCGGCATGAAGGAGTTCAATTTGCCTTTGGTGATGACGGGAGGGGCGTTTACGAATCAATACGCTATGACGCCGGTGCTGATGATCTATAACTACGGCTTCGCACGCTTCCAGATGGGCTACGCCTCGGCCTTGGCGTTTTTACTCACCCTTCTGTTGATTTCCGCTACGCTTATCCAGTTCCGTTTGTATGGCAGGACCGAATCATACGAGTGAGGGCAAACGTATGCAAACGAGCCTAAGCAGACCTGCATCCGGTCTTCGCGGCAGTTGGCGCCGGCGGCGCTCGTTGAATCAAGGGCTTTTGTATCTGGCGCTTACGGTTATGGCCGTGTTCGTATTGTTCCCCTTCTATTACATGGTCATCTCTTCCCTACGGGAGCCATTCTACAACTTTGACAGCCTGAGCCTAGATCTCCTCCCCAGCGCCTTTAACCTAGAACCATACCGTAAACTTCTTGGTACCAAGCTGCCGATCACTTTTGGCGGTTACACCGAGAACATGATCCTCATCGGCTTTAAGAATACCCTGATCTTGGTGATAGCGATCGTCGTCGCCAGCACCCTTTTGAACGGCCTCGCCGCCTACGCCTTCGCCAAGCGCGATTTTCCGGGCAAGCAATTTTTCTTCACCACGCTTCTTCTCACCATCATCCTGCCTGCAGAAGTCACGTTGGTCACAAAATATGTGATGTTCCATCGCTGGCATTTGCTGAATACCTACTGGGCCTTGATCCTTCCCTCGCTCACCAGCATATTTGGCATCTTTCTCATGCGCCAGTTCATTAGCACCATCCCCGACGCGCTGCTAGAGGCCGCCCGTATAGACGGCGCGACAGAGTTTCAGGTGGTCACGCGCATCGTCTTCCCGCTCTCGACGCCGGTGATGGCCACCTACGCCCTCTTTACCTTTCTAGGAGTTTGGAACGATCTCATCGGCCCTTTGATCTTCCTAAACGTGCCGGACAAGTGGACCCTGCAATTGGCACTCTACAACCTTGCTCGTAGTTATACCTTTGAATACGGATCGGCCTATCAGGACCCGACCGGCATGCGCATGCAAATACTGTTCGCCGGCTTGATCATCGCCGCTTTGCCCACGATCTTGGTATTTGTCATCTTCCAGCGGCGCCTCGTCTCCGGCATCACCCTCTCCGGTCTAAAAGGCTAACGGACCCAACCTAGTGTTTATGCGTAAACGCCTCTCAGTGTGTGTAGAAGGCAACTTTGAGGTCCGGGAGAGACGCAAATGACGGCCCAAATCAAAGCACACAACGGCACACCAACCCTTTTCCTGGATGGCACTCCCACCTTTTACGGGCTCATGTGGGGGAATCCGCCCGGCCTCGATGAGTATCCCTTGAAGGAGTGTGCACGTTACTTTAGTGAAGCGGGGATTCACCTTTTTACTTTTGACATGGGCACGGGGGGAAATCCGCCTGACTGGTGTGGCCCTGGACCTGGTCGCCCGGAGCATTGGGATTTCTCTGCTCTGGAGAGGCGCTTTGGCCGAATCTTGGAGGTAGATCCCGAAGCGCGCTTTCACCTGCGTGTGCACTTGGAGATGCCGGAGTGGTGGCAAAGGCTTTACCCTGAAGAATGCGAACTAACTTCCGACGGCAGGCGCTTGTGTCAATCCTTCGCCTCTAAAGTATGGCGTGAGCAGGCGAAAGCATATCTGAAAGCCCTGGTAGCTCATCTCCAGAGCATCGGCCTGGCTGATCGCGTCATCGCCTATCAGACGGGCGCCGGCGGCACGGGCGAGTGGGTTAAGGCGACCGCGATGGCCGGCTTCTGCGGCGACTATAGCCGACCCATGCAGGAGCATTTCCGCGCCTGGCTTCGCCAGCGCTACCGTGATGACGTGAACGCCCTGCGCGCGGCATGGAACGCGCCCGGCGTTACTTTTGACACGGCAGAGGTTCCGCCGGCCGCTGCGCAATTGCATACCACGCACTTTACCTTCCGAGACCCGCGGCGCGAGCAGAGCGTGATAGATTACTACCGCTGCCTGGCCGAACTTTGCGCAGATCTGGTGATAGACTTCAACCGCACAGTCAAAGAGGCGACCGAAGGGAAGGCTTTGGCCGGTGCCTTCTTCGGTTACCTAATGGAATTGGCTTGGAACTCCGGCTTCTTCGCCGAGGGCGCAGACAGTGAGTACTCGTCCTACCAACGGAGCGGCCACCTAGGCTTGCGGCGCGTGCTAGAATCCCCTTATGTGGATTTCGTCGTCAGCCCTTACAGCTACGGCTTTCGCGGGATCGGCGGTGATGGCCCCAGCATGCTCCCCTCTGAATCGGTGCGCCTACACGGCAAGATCTACATCTATGAGGAAGATTCCCGCACCCACATCACCTGCCATGACCACCCCAACTACGGCAAGGCCGACACGCTAGAGGAGAGCATCGCAATCCTGCAACGCAACTTCGCTTACGTCGTCACCCACGGGCACGGGATCTGGTGGTTGGCAGGCTGGGGGCCACTTGCGCCCCACGTAGAACTTTCGCAACAGCCAGCCTTCCGACCACTGCTGCGTCGCTTTCGCGATATAGCCATCTTCGCCCTCCAGTTGGATCGTAAGCCCTGCGCGGAGATCGCCGTCCTTCTAGATGATGAGTCTTTCTTCTATGAATCGGTGCGCAACGAGTTGGATCTGCCGCTCATCTTTCAGCAGCGGCTTTGGGGCCTGCCTAAGATGGGCGCGCCGTTTGATACCTATCTCTTGCAAGACTTCATCGAAGGACGCTTGCCTCCCTATAAACTGTACATCTTCCTCAACCCCTTCTATCTGGATAGGGCGCGCCGCGAAGCCCTGAAGCAAGAATTACGACGAGATGGCCGCGTGGCTCTGTGGATTTACGCACCAGGTTACATCCAAGAAGAACCCTCCCTAGCCAACATGAGCGATCTCACCGGCTTCTCCTTTGGCAAGGGAGATCACCCATGGGGTCCATTGATGCATATCACCAACTTCAATCATCCCATCACTCAAGGCCTCCCGCAAGACCTCTTCTGGGGTACCAACAGCCGACTGGGGCCCATCTTTCACCTGGAACCTTACGGCGCAACCATCCTAGGGAACGTAGTCTACTCTCAAGGGCGCTGCCGACCAGGTTTTGGAGTCCGAGTTTTCCCGGAGTGGACTTCTGTCTACGTGGCCGCGCCGAACATTCCAGCCCCAGTGCTGAGAGGGATCGCACGCTATGCAGGCGTGCACATTTACAGCGAGGCGGGGGATGTGCTCTATGCTGCACCGCAACTCCTGGGAGTACATACCCTCGCCGGAGGAGAGAGGGTTTTTAAACTGCCGAAACGGGTGGAAGTGGTATATGACCTCTTCGCAGGGAAGATAATAGCTCAGGATGCCGGTCAATTCCAAGTCACGTTGCCGCCTGCTTCTACCGCCCTGTATTACACGGGAGACAGAGACCTGCTGAGGGTGTGGGAATCCATCCCTGAGAAAGGATGACAAGCGATGAGGGTACAATCGCTGTTCAGGGTGATTTGTGACATTATAGGGGGAGAGCGTGGGACGCAGTTTGACTCCTGACGAACTCAAAGCATTTCTGGCGCAACCATATCTGGCCATGCTAGGCACCGTGCGTGAGGACGGCGGCCCCTATGTGGTGCCGGTGTGGCACGAATATGACGGAGAGGCACTTTACATTGTAGCCCGCGAACGCTCTCAATACGTTGCACACCTTCGGCGCGATCCACGTGTAGCGGTCGCTATCGTCGGCGAAGGAGCTCAAGTGTTGATCCTAGGTCAGGCCGCGATAGTAGAGGGTCCGACGACTCAGGGCAGGTGGGTGGAGATCGCCTCCCGTATGGCTGAGCGTTACGGCGGCGAGGATGGTCTGCGATACCTGCGCGGCACGTTGGATCGACCGCGCTACCTGATACGCATTCTGCCGGAGAAAATCATCTCCTGGCAAGGCGAAGGCTGGCATCCGCGCTATTACAAAGGCGCGCAGGCAAACAGCGCTGTGCGCGGCGACGTCGCCAAGGAGAACAGGACCGCATGAGATGTCTTCGGCTGGGTCGCTCCAGCTTGATGGCCTCTAAGATCCGCCTGGATAGGCTTTGCCTAATCTCGAAAGGACCAAGAGACCGGTTTCCAGATCACCCAGCAGGCGCTGAAACTCCGCTTGGCGCGGTGGGAAGATCCACCTCCTATTGTGCGAAGGGCCTGATCTGGAGACTCCGTTCCGTTTCATGCGAGGCGTGACGAGCGATGAAACTCCTTGAGCACATATATTTAGTAGGAAGCGGCGGGGTCGGCATCTCCGACCCCGGCGATTGCCATGTATACCTCTTAGATGGCGGCAGTGAGCTGGCGCTGGTGGATGCGGGCTGTGGGGTGGACACCGAGCGCATCCTGAGAAACGTCGCCCGCGAAGGCTTTGACCCGGCGCGCATCCGTCATCTCTTGCTCACCCATGCTCACCGCGACCACGCAGGGGGGAGTAGCTACCTGAAGGCCCTTCTGGCGCGCAAGGGTGGCTTTGGTTTGCGCCTGGTCGCCTCAGAACCGGAAGCGCGCCT
It includes:
- a CDS encoding extracellular solute-binding protein — protein: MDARKKISRREFIRLTGVAAGAAALAACAVPTPQVAKETAPAAVTPTIKLTHQVDPDEKVIAVNEAAVKEYKEVKPWVTIELQPMGHPDINELTARLAAGTMPDIYRYSLDRGPSLGLKNLLHDFAPFANDMKIVDKFVESVWKGYMWRDGQVWTFPSDANTFCLWCNPVLFERAGVKDLMPPKTWDEMVQAAKAIAKPDPDPNKAIWGFGRPTTIAWTSFWQYWWLWREGGDYYDGKNLIYKEAMIESIKKVQFLVNEKLLPALDNWQDAWYQGRMGMQEYGQWVVPADVPGPWNDYNPKGKWEADYPRPEFVVAPLPKFRDDVPGYSILAGFGYQSPKTNKHFTEAAEFLWWKISHPKHGQMYITPYNQLPAVKKEVVTHPWLDHPVLAAFQEQLKTTKPMTVYPEILQIIDECNPPLLINAFTGKITAEQAVEESYKCAEPIIREAQASR
- a CDS encoding FCD domain-containing protein, which encodes MKGSNNDADTALRAKKLHELLAERLEELILKGVYLPGQSLPSAQALAAQYGVSQTVVRDAIRGLAAKGLVQARHGVGVFVTDSAHANLMDSARLALLRGKVTPREIWEVRRIFEVEVAALAAARRTEEDLQYLRQVLADYKAAAGVEPWEKTFQYHLRFHLALIKAVHNRALTILMEPITEFLIVSAQREDPGESAMRTYQQHEHIFSFIEAGDVEGARQAMLEHFVHPWAWDINPPRGRKEAAARSHAEPEEKA
- a CDS encoding carbohydrate ABC transporter permease, with translation MQTSLSRPASGLRGSWRRRRSLNQGLLYLALTVMAVFVLFPFYYMVISSLREPFYNFDSLSLDLLPSAFNLEPYRKLLGTKLPITFGGYTENMILIGFKNTLILVIAIVVASTLLNGLAAYAFAKRDFPGKQFFFTTLLLTIILPAEVTLVTKYVMFHRWHLLNTYWALILPSLTSIFGIFLMRQFISTIPDALLEAARIDGATEFQVVTRIVFPLSTPVMATYALFTFLGVWNDLIGPLIFLNVPDKWTLQLALYNLARSYTFEYGSAYQDPTGMRMQILFAGLIIAALPTILVFVIFQRRLVSGITLSGLKG
- a CDS encoding pyridoxamine 5'-phosphate oxidase family protein, translating into MGRSLTPDELKAFLAQPYLAMLGTVREDGGPYVVPVWHEYDGEALYIVARERSQYVAHLRRDPRVAVAIVGEGAQVLILGQAAIVEGPTTQGRWVEIASRMAERYGGEDGLRYLRGTLDRPRYLIRILPEKIISWQGEGWHPRYYKGAQANSAVRGDVAKENRTA
- a CDS encoding beta-galactosidase; protein product: MTAQIKAHNGTPTLFLDGTPTFYGLMWGNPPGLDEYPLKECARYFSEAGIHLFTFDMGTGGNPPDWCGPGPGRPEHWDFSALERRFGRILEVDPEARFHLRVHLEMPEWWQRLYPEECELTSDGRRLCQSFASKVWREQAKAYLKALVAHLQSIGLADRVIAYQTGAGGTGEWVKATAMAGFCGDYSRPMQEHFRAWLRQRYRDDVNALRAAWNAPGVTFDTAEVPPAAAQLHTTHFTFRDPRREQSVIDYYRCLAELCADLVIDFNRTVKEATEGKALAGAFFGYLMELAWNSGFFAEGADSEYSSYQRSGHLGLRRVLESPYVDFVVSPYSYGFRGIGGDGPSMLPSESVRLHGKIYIYEEDSRTHITCHDHPNYGKADTLEESIAILQRNFAYVVTHGHGIWWLAGWGPLAPHVELSQQPAFRPLLRRFRDIAIFALQLDRKPCAEIAVLLDDESFFYESVRNELDLPLIFQQRLWGLPKMGAPFDTYLLQDFIEGRLPPYKLYIFLNPFYLDRARREALKQELRRDGRVALWIYAPGYIQEEPSLANMSDLTGFSFGKGDHPWGPLMHITNFNHPITQGLPQDLFWGTNSRLGPIFHLEPYGATILGNVVYSQGRCRPGFGVRVFPEWTSVYVAAPNIPAPVLRGIARYAGVHIYSEAGDVLYAAPQLLGVHTLAGGERVFKLPKRVEVVYDLFAGKIIAQDAGQFQVTLPPASTALYYTGDRDLLRVWESIPEKG
- a CDS encoding sugar ABC transporter permease, which codes for MSTHIEQRVAQTIVGRGARVYARPRPSLWQRIWKERSAYLFILPAILGYLIFWAYPVLFAFVASFTRYDNFTISPLPHLLDNYHRALVRDPVVKRAFFNVLEYTLLTLGIGQSIALTLALALNSLRRGVGFYRTLYYIPIVTSIVTVGTIFRWLFGGDATSPVNLILKTLTGLGPVRWLWEPLTVIPVISVVAIWLGLGFNTIIWMAGLKAIPPEYYEVATIDGASGWRQFWSITLPLLKPVIIFQVVMGVIGGMKEFNLPLVMTGGAFTNQYAMTPVLMIYNYGFARFQMGYASALAFLLTLLLISATLIQFRLYGRTESYE